The genomic stretch CCTCCAGCGCATCCACCTACGGCGACGGTGAATACGGATTCGACGATGACCATGAGGGCATTGATCGTCTGCGCCCCCTGAATATGTACGGCTATTCCAAGCAGTTGTTCGACCTGTGGGCCAAGCAGGGCGGCATCCTTGATCGCATTGTCTCCCTCAAGTTTTTCAATGTCTATGGGCCCAACGAGTATCATAAGGATGATATGCGCTCGGTCATCTGCAAGGCGCACAAGCAGATTCTGGAGACAGGCAAGCTCAAGCTGTTCAAGTCCTATCGAGAAGAATACCCGCACGGCGGACAGAAGCGTGACTTCGTCTACATCAAGGATTGTGTCGATATCATGGCCTGGTTCCTGGAAAATAAAGAAACCGGCGGCATCTTCAACATCGGCACCGGCACAGCCCGTACTTGGAATGATCTGGGCAACGCAGTATTTGCTGCCATGGATCGCGAGCCGAATCTTGAATATATCGAGATGCCGGAAGCGATCCGCGACAAGTATCAGTATTTCACCGAAGCCAATATGGATAAGCTGGCCGCAGCCGGTTGCGATGTGAAGATGACCTCCCTGGAAGACGGGGCGGCCGACTACGTGCGCAACTACCTGCAAAACGACAATCCTCATCTGGTATCACGCTAGGCCGGAGAACCATTGCGACGTAAAAGAACCATATGGTGGATTCTCTGCCTTGCGGCAGTGCTGATCCTGTGCCTTCCGTTGACCCTGCTCGGAAAGAATCCGAAGCTCGACAGGGTCAGGAAGTATGTCATGGACATCCCCGAGTCCGAGACTGCAGCCAAACAGGATGAGTGGACCTTTTCAGCAGATCGTGTGGTGGGGGATCATACCAGCGAGTATGTGGAAGCTCACGGCAACTGCACGCTTTCCATGGGCGACAATGAACTTCGCGCCGACTTCGCCCGCTACTATCAGACCACCGGCTGGGTTTTTCTCAAAGGAAACATCCGCGCTCGTTGGGGTGGTGACTTCCTCGAAGCCGACGAAGGCGAGTTCGATCTCAACAACATGACCGGTTGGCTCAAGAACGGAAAACTGTTCATGGCCAAGCCGCATATCTATGTGGAAGCCGAGCGTGTCGGCAAATCCAAAGGCGATTCCTATACCTTCAAGAACGCCAAGGTCACGGCGTGCGAGGGCGAGCGTCCGGCCTGGTCCGTGTCCACGGAAGAGGGCGATATTGATCTGGACGGACAGGTCAAACTGTACCGTTCGGCGTTCCGCATCAAGGATATCCCGGTCTTTTACTGGCCGTACATGTCGTTGCCCGGGCGCATGGAGCGCCAGACCGGTTTTCTCACCCCGTATATTTCATCGAGTTCCAAGCTCGGATTCCAGACCAACCTTCCATACTATTGGGTCATCAATGACGAGATGGACGCCACGTTCTATCAGAACTACATGTCCAAGCGCGGCTACATGCAGGGTGTTGAATTCCGGCACGTGGAAGATGAAGACTCAAAAGGCATGTGGAAGGTGGATTACCTGAAGGACAGCAGGACTGCCGATTCCGAAGCTGACGAGTACAAATCCTATAATGACGATGGACTGGCACGCCCCAACTCCAATCGGTGGTGGGTTCGCGGTAAGTATAACGGCTGGTTGGGCAGTCCGAATATCAAGGTCAAGGTGGATCTTGATGCGGTTTCCGACCAGAACTATCTCAGGGATTTCAACCGTGGCCCCAACGGCTTCGATCAGACCCGCGACGATTTTCTCGACGCCTTTGGGCGTGACATCGAGGACAAGGATGACAACATCCGCACCTCCACCCTGCTTGCCTCACGCAGCTGGGATCGGTTCGGGCTGTCTTCCAAGATTCAG from Pseudodesulfovibrio profundus encodes the following:
- the rfaD gene encoding ADP-glyceromanno-heptose 6-epimerase; the protein is MYIVTGGAGFIGSAMVWKLNQMGIDDILVVDNLSTSEKWKNLVGLRYEDYLHRDQFLKYILEGEDPFNTQAVIHMGACSATTELDADFLMENNYRYTQFVCRHCMSNDARFINASSASTYGDGEYGFDDDHEGIDRLRPLNMYGYSKQLFDLWAKQGGILDRIVSLKFFNVYGPNEYHKDDMRSVICKAHKQILETGKLKLFKSYREEYPHGGQKRDFVYIKDCVDIMAWFLENKETGGIFNIGTGTARTWNDLGNAVFAAMDREPNLEYIEMPEAIRDKYQYFTEANMDKLAAAGCDVKMTSLEDGAADYVRNYLQNDNPHLVSR